Genomic segment of Candidatus Binatia bacterium:
ACTCGCCTCGGCCTGACAATCCGTGCCGCCGAGCCGGCCTCTCCTCCGTACTCGTACTCGTTCACGTACTCGTACACGGGCACTTCCTCGTAAACTTCCAACCGCTCGTGGTCCAACTTCATCGTCGCGTGCCCCCGGTCCGTGTACGAGTACGTGTACCGCTTCGCTGAGTACGTGTACGGAACGGAAGCCTAACGCCGAAGCCCACCAGCCGGCGCCGGACCGCTCGGCCCCTTGGTGCCGGTCTGATGGAGCGTCTCGTTCGGCATTTCCATGGCAGCGACTTCCCCTCGGGGTCAGAATCGGCATCGATCCGTTGCCTGGTGTACCCGGCCGGCGGACTCGATGGCTGCTCGGTAGACCTCAAGTCGCTCGTGGCCGAAGCTCATGTCGTCCTCGATTCCGATTCCGACCCCGATCGGTTCAAGCCTAACGCTGCGTCTCAGGCGCCGCCGAGCCGGCCTCTCCTCCGTACTCGTACTCGTTCACGTACTCGTACACGGCTACTTCCTCGTAAACTTCCAACCGCTCGTGGTCCAACTTCATCGCTGCGTGCCCTCAGTCCGTGTACGAGTACGTGTACCGCTTCGCTGAGTACGTGTACGGAGCGGAAGCCTGGCGCTGCGACGCAGGCGCCGTGTCGCACCGGCGCCAGGTGTGTAGTCCTGACAGTGAGGAACGGGCTCCCTGGACGCGATTCCAGCGAGGGCATCTTGCGCATGAGCAAGCATGACGGGCGGAGGCTCAGGCTGCTTTCTTGATCCGCCACTCCAGTTCGAGCCCGAGCAACAGCACGATGCGATACAACTGCTCGAGGTTCTTGTTCAAGATCGACGGGTCGAGGAGTCGCTGGATTTGATTGTCGGATGTCCCAAGCTGGGTGGCCAGATAGCGCTGCTCGGCGCGAACCATGTATCGCGTCCTCGACCGCCATGCCGAGCTCCGGGAGCGCCGCCGCCAGCTCGTGCACCCGGCGGCGCTCAGGCCGGAGCTGCTGGCCACCGCCCCGAATCAGGTGTGGTCGTGGGACATCACCAGACTGCGCGGCCCGGCGAAGTGGACCTACTTCTACCTCTACGTGCTGATGGACATCTTCAGCCGCTATGTGGTCGGCTGGCTGATCGCCGAGCGCGAGTCCACCGGCCTGGCGCGCCGCCTGATCGCGCAGAGCTGCGCCACCCAGGGCATCGTGCCCGACCAGCTCACCGTCCACAGCGACCGCGGCGCCAGCATGACATCCAAAGGGGTAGCCCAGCTGCTGGCCGACCTCGGCGTCACCAGGACGCATAGCCGACCCTACACCAGCAACGACAATCCGTTCAGCGAGGCGCTGTTCAAGACTGCCAAGTATCGCCCGGAGTTTCCCGAACGCTTCGGCTCGTTGCCCGACGCCCTCGCCTTCGGGCGGGTCTTCTTTCCCTGGTACAACACCGCCCACCACCACAGCGGCATCGGCTTCCTGACTCCGGCGGTGGTGCATGACGGCCAGGCACCCGCGGTACGGACCGCCCGCGCGGCCACCCTCGCGCGCGCCTTTGCGCTCCACCCGCAGCGCTTCAAGGGCCGCCAGCCACAGCCGCCCCTCCTGCTCCCAGCGGTCTGGATCAACCCGCCCCGCCCCGGCTCGCCGGGCCTCACTGCGGAAAACGACTGCACAGGAGCCTCTCAGCGCCACGATCTCGAGGCGGGACAGGGTACGAGTACCCCCGAAAACAGCGCCGCGAGCGCCTCCACGCTCCCCGCGCCGCCGCCGGCGGTACAGTAAATTCACATGGAGAGTGTCTCACTTTCATTGACACGTTCCGACACCCGCGTGGGTCCCTCGGGGCTACCAATGAATCGACGCGCCTTTCGAAGGGGGTGGCCTTCGATACGGGCCCTGAAAAGACCGGCCCTACTCAGGCCGAACGGATCTATGTTCATTGGCCCAACAAACCGGCACCCGCCGGTCGGGTTCTCAGAACGAACTCGGGTCGTTGGTCGAGGGAACCTGATCTCGTGATCTCGCCCGGGGAACCGGCTGGAGGCCGAGGGCCCGCGGCAGCACCGATTCGTCCACGAACAGGCGGTAGGGCCGCCGGATGTGCCAGCGCTCCTCCCGGGCCTCGTACCGCCCGATCACGCGCCGGCCGATCACCAGCTTGAGCAGGACCTGGTGCCGAGCTCGGAAGGCGAGCACCCGCGGCCTCCACGAAGGCGGCAGCAGGCGTCGCAGTGCCCCGGTGCGGGCCAGGGCGTGGTACGCGCCGTGCAACAGCCGTCGGCTCAGGCGGTCGGCCGCGCGGCGGGCCCGGGCTCCGTGCCGGGCCGTCACACCGCCCAAGCCCCCGGCGATGCGCCGCCGCCTCCTGCCCCGCTGGGCCGCCACCACGCGGCCGGCGATCGCCGAGCGCGGCAAGATGCCGGGGTCGGCTGAGGCGTTGGCGTCGCCGCGGGTACGGGCGCCGGCGGGCGTGAGGCCGACCACGCGGTGGACGACCCAGCGCTCGCTCGTGGGTGAGAGGAAATGGATCACGTCGCCGACCCGCACCGGCCGCTCGCCGTAGGGCCGCACCTCCAGCAGGTCCGGCTCGCGCAGGGTGGGGTTCATGCTGGGACCGGTGTAGGCCACGAGCAGGCAGGAGGGATCGTGATCGAAGGAAGGGCCCCCCGGCGGGCCGACCTCCGCGCCCCGCCTCCCGCTCTCACTGCTCCCTCCGGCTCCGGGCACTCCCCTCCGGTCCCCGTCCCCGGACAGCGCTCGTTCCATCTGCTCCCAGAACGCGCCGTCCAGGCTGAGGTGGAGCATGCGGGTCGGGACGGCCGGCGCCAGGTCGTGCACGGCATCCATGTGCTCACGGTGGACGGCCCTCACGGCGGACTCCTCCATCCCGCGCGTCAGCGGGCCGCTCGCCTGCTGCGCCGATCCCATCAGCAGGGCCGCGGCCTGGGCGCGGTTGAGGGGGGTCACCCGTTCCTCGGGCGACTGCGTGAGGAAGAAGATCGCGCCCAGCGCTACGGCGTGCTGCACCTCCCAGGAGCCGCCGGGGCCGCCGGCCAGGAAGCGACTCCAGGTCGGCCAGGGGTGCGCCCAGTAGCGTCCCCCGTCGTCGCGCACCACCAGCACGGCATCGTCGCTCAGCGAGCGCCAGGGCGGCGGCAGGCGGTTGCTGGCGGTGGTCTTGCCGACCGTGCCCGGCCCGGCCAGGACGACCCCGCAGGGGCCCTCGGGCACCTGGCCGCCTGGCCGGCCCTGCGGGTAGGCGGCCAGGGCGCCGTGCAGCAGCACGCCGCCGCGCTGGTGGGCGTCGCGGGCGATCAGCAGCGCCAGGCGGTTCATCTGGATCATCAGCATGTCGCCCCCGACCTCCGCCGGCAGGGGACAGACGAGCGGCCCGTCCCCCCTGGGATCTGGCAGCGGCGCGCGGTTGTCCTCACTGGTAACCGCCACCAGTTCGCGCCCGGAGCCGCCCGCCGCGAGCCCCATTGCGGCGCCCAGGGCGGCGACCACGACCCCCGCCCGCTCGTCCCCCGGCCGGATCAGCCAGCGCCGCCCGTCGGCCAGCGCCAGGGTCAGGCCGGGCGGATCGGTCACTCGCACGAGGCGCCCCGCCCGCTCACGGGGGGCTTGCGCCGGGTGGCCGGGAAGGCGCCGCGCCGCTCCGCCTCCATGCACAGGGCGTCGGGCCACACCAGCCGGCGTCCGTCCACGAAGTTCTGCGCCACGCAGCCGGTGCGGCAGCGCTCGGCCAGGGCGCAGCCGCCGCAGATGCCGGGGAAGCCCTCCGCATCGGCCAGGACCCGGCGCAGCTCCAGGATGGTGGGGTGGGTCAGCCAGATCTCGCGGATGCTGCCTTTCCCCAGCCGCCCGTAGACCAGCTCGGGTACCGTGCGCCCGATGCCGCAGAGCACGATCTCGCCCCCGCCCAGGATGCCCAGGATGCCGCGCACGCCGCAGTCGCCGGTGCGCCCGTTGCGGCGCATCAGCTCGTGGATCGGGGTCAGGGCCAGCGCGGTGTTGAGCACCAGGGAGATGGGCAGCCCCTCGGCCTCAAGGCGCGGCCCGAGCTCGTCGTAGACGTAGCGCGCAAGGGCCATTCGCTCCTCGAAGTCCAGGCCCTCCCCGCTCCTGTGCATAACGGCGCCCCGCCCGGTGTTGGTGACCGGGTTGAACTTCACCGAGCGGGCGCCGTGCGCGGCGGCCAGGCGGACCACCTCCTCCACCTGGTCGCGGTTGCCGCGGTGCACCGACATGATCACCTGGGCGTTGGCGTAGCCGGCCCCGACGATGAAGTCCAAGCCCCGCAGGACGGCGTCGAAGGCCCCGGGGACGCGGCGGAAGGCGTCGTGCGTGGCGGCGTCGGCGCCGTCGATGCTGACCGAGATGAAGCCCACGCTGGTCTCGTTCTTCAGATAGCGCGCCAGCTCGGCGGTGAGCAGCGTGCCGTTGGTCTCCATGTTGAGACTCAGCCCCTCGGCCGTGAGCATGTCCACGATCTCGACGAAACGGGGGTGAAGCGTCGGCTCGCCCCCGGTGAGCTTGGCGCTGTGCAGGCCCAGCGGGCGGGCCTCCCGCACGGCCGCCCGCAGCGCGGCGGGGTCGATTACGTCGCCGGGGTCCGCCCGTCCGTCAACGAAGCGCGGCACGATCCAGCAGTGGCGGCAGGAAAGGTTGCAGCTGGTGGACAGGTACAGGTAAAAGGTCCGCAGGGCCGGCACGCCCTCGGGCAGGCCGGGGGCCGGACGCTCCGTCCCGTCCGGGGAGCCTTGCTCGGTGAAGTCACAGAGGGACACGTATCGCCCTCCGACGCCCCTGTCGGGCCGGTCGGTTGGTCACTAAAAGGAACTCCCAGCAATAGAACAATCGGGGGAGTTCCCCGGAGCGCAGTCCCAGCTGGCCGAATCGCCGACCCCGCATTGTCCTGACGTGGGGGACGTGCCGGTAGAGCATTGCCCATCACCGTTGCTCCCAGGCGCACAGTAGCCGGTCCCGGCGTGCAGGGCGCTCATGCGCAGCGCGCGGGGCGGCTCGTAGCGCGGTCGGGTGTCCCGGGTCCCGGTGCCCTTCCTGGCCGGCGGCTGTTTGTGCATGCTCTCCTCCTTCTCCTCAGCGCGGGCTGGCGCCCGCAACCCATTGCGGATTTCGGAATGCGGATTGCGGAACTCATGAATCCCTCGTCCGCAATCCGAAATCCGCATTCCGAAATTCTTCGCACCATGCGACGAACTCGCGAATAGTGGCTCAGGCATCCTTTGCCCATGCCCGGTAGCAGGTCAGCGGGTCGATCGCGTTCAGCCGTCCGTACCTCGCCATCGCCACGGCGGGGCAGCCGCCCGTGCAGAAGCCGGTGTAGGGGCAGCCGGCGCACGATCCCAGGGCGCTCAAGGGGATCTGGCGGCGCCGGCGCACCGCGTCGATCGAGGGGTGGCGCTGCCAGGCGTCCTGGATCGGGTTCACGCCCACCACGCCCATCGTGAGGGTGGGCAGCAGGCTGCAGGGCACCATGGTGCCGTCGTGCAGGATGGCCATCTTGGCGAACACACCGCCGCAGGAGCAAAGCGTGCCGCGCCCGGGGATCCCCGTCTCGCCTCGGGCCACGCGCCCTTCGATCTCGGCGAAGTGCCGGGCCCGGGACAGGGGGCCGGCCTGGGCGCCGATGCGGCCCCCGTAGCGCTCGTTCAACCGCGTCAGCGCCTCCATGGCCCGGCGGCGTTCCTCCTCGGTCAGCACCACGTCCTGCCCGTAGCAGCGGGCCGAGCCCATCTGCTCGGCCTCGTTGGTACTGAAGCCCTCGAGGCCCACGTCCTCGATCAGCAGGTGGGCCAGGTCCTCCAGGTCGTCCACGTTGTGGCGGTTGATGGTCACCCGCACGGCGACGGGCAGCCCGGCGGCTTTCAGCAGGCGCAGCCCCCGCAGTGCGCTGTGGAAGCTGTGGGGTGGGCGGCTCTTGTCGTGCACCTCGGCGCGCGAGCCGTCGATCGAGACCTGGATCGAGTCCAGCCGCAGGCGGCGCTTGCCCTCCTCGAAGGCGGCGATGGTCCTTTCGGTGAGGAGCGTACCGTTGGTCAGGATGCCGTAGCGCATGCGGTTGGCGATCAAGCCGTCTATCAGGTCGAACAGGTCGGGGCGAGTGAAGGCCTCCCCGCCGCTCAGGGTTACCCGCTGCACGGCCAGCCGGCCCAGGGCCTCGAAGCACGTCAGCCAGCGCTCGGTGGGAAGGTCGGACAGGGCAGCCATCTCGTCGGCGTAGAAGCAGTAGCGGCAGCGCAGGTTGCAGCGCCCGGTGATCGAGATCTCCACCGTCCTTGGCGCGGGGCGAACCCCCGGCGGGGGCACGGTCGGGTCCAATAAGGACTCCGGCGCCCCGGGGGACTCGGTAGTCGTGGGCACGCGCCCGGCCTCAGTCATCTGCGCCGATCTCCTGCACGTATCCGGGCACCAGAGCCCGGATGAACCCCGCCGCGTCCTCCGCGGCCTGCTCGGTCGAGACCCCGCGGAAGCTCTCGGTCAGGTAGGCGGCAATCTCCTCCACCGTGCGCGGCGCGGCCAAGAACCCCCACACCGCCCGACCGGTGAGGTTCACGACCACCGAGTCGGCGGTGTCGGGGTTGAAGAGGACGGCCCCCTCATCCCCCTCGTCGCCGCAGGAAACGACGGGGTTTGCCTGATAGCGCCGAGGTGGGTCCAGCCGGTTCCTCCTTACCTTCGATCCGCCCCGGTCCGGGGTGCCCCGGAAGCGAACCCCGGCAGCTCCCGACCGATGAACCCGTCCTCGGCCAGCGTGTCCAGCAGTGCCATGACCTCTCCGGGCATCGTGTCGGGCACATCCTCGAAGTGGCGACCCACGCAGGCGACGATGTCCTCCACGCTGCGCCTGCCGTCCACCAGCTTCCACACCAGGATGCCGGTGGAGTTGAGGGCTAGAGCCGCAGCCGTGTCCAGGTTGACCAGGACGGCCCAGTCGTCGAGGCCCTCCCGCAAGACGACGGCGGGATCGGGAAGGGGCCTGTCCATCTGCCCTATCGCGCGCTCCTCGATACCTGAGGACCAAGCGTTCTCGGTGTCGTCCATGGCGGCTCGATGGCAGGCGTGGTACCAGAGGGCACCGATGCAGGTCAAGGCAACCGGAGCGCCGCTTGCCCGGGGCGGGCGGGGCTGGAACAGAATGGCCGACAGCGCCACCGGACGACAAGCCCGCACCTCCCACGCGCATGCTCGGAGTTCGAATTCAGGGGTCTGGTTAAGGTACCTGAGGCAGGGGCTCTTGCGGACGCCGCCGGCCGACCCCGGCGGCAACGGTCGCGCCGGTCGCGCTGCGGTATGAGCATGCCCGTGGATCACCCGACCCGGACCGAGCTGCTGCTCTGCTCGATGCTGAGCGATGGCTCGGCGTGGGACGCCGACCTGGCGAGCCTGCCGGACTCCGCATGGGACGAGCTGGTGCAGCAGGCCTCCAGGCACGGTGTGGGGCCTCTCCTGTACCGGCGACTGAAGGGCAGCGGACCGGACGGCGGCGTGGATGGGGTCCCCGAACGCGTCGTGGACCGGTTGCGGGACGAGTACCTGGGGTGCGCGACGAGGAACACGCTGATCTACCACAGGCTGACGGAGGTGTTCGACGCCCTGCGGGACGCGGGCATCCCGGTCATCCCTCTCAAGGGAGCGCACATCGCGGAGCTAGTCTACGGCAACGTGGCCCTCAGGTCGCTGGGCGACGTGGACCTGCTGGTCCGTAAGTCCGACCTGGCGGGGGCGGCCGAGGCGCTGGAGGGAGTCGGCTACCGCCCGTCCCAGCCCTTCTGGATCGAAGCGACATGCGCCACCCGCCATCAGCTGCCCCCCTTCATCAAGGCCGGCGGGCCCATGATCGAGGTGCACTGGACCATCGAGCGCCCGGGCGGCCCCTTCCGGATCGACCTCGACGGACTGTGGCAGAGGGCGCAGCCGGCCGACATCAATGGCAGCCCGGTGTTGGTCCTGTCCCCCGAGGACCTGATGCTCCACCTGTGCCTGCACGCCTGCTTCCACCACCGTCTAACGATCGGAGCCAGGGCTCTGTGCGACGTCGCGGCCGTGATCCGGCGCGATCAGGGTGGGCTGGACTGGGAGCAGTTAGTCGCCCGCGCCCGGGAGTGGGGGGCGACCAAGCCCGTGTACCTCACGCTGTGGCTTGCGCGGGCGTGGGTGGGGGCGGCCGTGCCCCCCGACGTGCTCGCCGACCTGGCCCCCGCCGACCTCAACCCGGGGCTCGTGGCCCTGGCCACGGAGCAGCTTTTCGGCGCGCGCACGGGTGGCTCTCTGCCGGTGAGTTCGAACTTCATGCGGATCTGGAACGTCCGCGGGCTCCGGGGCAAGGTGGCCGGCTTCCTCAGGTTCACGTTCCCGTCCCGCGAGACCATGGCGACCATGTACCCGGCCCCCCCTTCCTCCGGGCGGATCTACCTCTACTACCCTGTGCGGCTGAAGGACGTTCTCGTCCGCTACGGCCGCAGCGCCTGGCGGCTGCTGCGCCGGGACGAGGTCATGCTGGTTTCGGCCCGGCGGGAGAACAATGGCAACGCCCTGGTGGACTGGTTAGCCCGGCCCTGATCCCGAAGGGCCACCACGGTCTGCCTGCCGCCGGCGCTCCGGCGCGCGGCCCGGTAGCGACCCGGTCGACGGGGGATCGATCCGCAACTGGCGAGGTCAGAAGAATGGAAAACGGAGACAGGAAACCGGAGACGCGAAGCCGGTCAGCAGATCGGATCGGCGTTCCTCGGTTGAGAGGTGGGTTGGCCCCGGGGCGACGAGTTCGTGAAGAAATCTCCCGGCAAAGCGCCGGTCCCGTTCACCCCGAGTAGCGGCCCTTCTCTCGGGCCGCGTATCGAGGGGGCTTTTGCCAGGCGGGTCAGCCGCTTGGCGTCCCTCGATACGCGCCCTGAATGAAGAAAGCGGAACGGGAAACGAAGAAAGAACCGAGACCGTCGCGTCGGTGGCTGTCCCGCATTCTTCCTTCTGCGGCGGCGCGTGTCCGTCGCGTGCTGGGTTCATGAGGCATTGACCGTGCTATTCATGAATGGTAGCGAGGTGCAATCATGAAACCGGTGCAGGTGTACGTCGACGACGAAGAACTGGCGCGGCTCGACGCCTGGTCGCGGGAACGCGGCATGACGAAGTCACAAGCACTGCGGGCCGCCATCCGCGCCCTCACCCGCCCGCCCGACGATGATCCCTTGTTGTCCCTGAGCGGGATGGTCCATGACCGCTTGCCGCCCGATTGCAGCGAGCGGTTCGACCGCTATCTGCAGGAGACGTTCGTTGCCGAGGCTCCAGCATCGTACCAGAAGCGCCGTGCGCGGCCGCGAACGCGTCCTCGTCGATAGCGGGGCGTGGATCGCGCTGGTCCGGGCGGCCGACGCGCATCACGCGGAGGCGGACCGCTGTCTGCGGAAGGCGATGCGCGGGCGTGTAGCATTGCTCACCACGAACCTCGTCGTTGCCGAAGTGCATCGGTTTCTGTTGTTCCACATGGGCATTCAACCGGCCTCGACGTTTCTGGATCGGCTCGACGCCAGTCCGTTATTGGTCATCGAATATGTGACGGACGCCCATCACCGCGCCGCCCGGCGGTGGTTGTCCAAGTTGTCCGATCAGGTCATCACCTACACCGACGCCGTGAGCTTCGCGGTGATGGACGCCACCGGCTGTACAGCCGTGCTCAGCTTCGATCACGATTTCGCCACCGCCGGCTTCCGGCTGTGGCAACCGGCTTGACCAAACCCGATGTCGGGAAACTCACGCGGGTTGTCGTGGTACGACCCGCGCGAAACGTCACCGATGGAACATCCTGGAACGAAGCGCCTGTTTCGCCCCTTCTCCCTTTCCCGGGGGGTGTCAGGCTTTCCCAGCACCTCCTCGCAACGGTATTGCGACCATTTGCAAGCCGGGAATATCCGCGAAGTCCTTGGGATTGGAGGTCAGCAGCCGGAAATCACGCTGGATTGCCTGTGCTGCCAGCCAGAGGTCGTTGATCCTGAAGTCGGCCGCACGCCCGGCCTTCTTCAGGTGCGCCGTGAGGGCGCCAAAGACCTCGGCGGTTTCTACCGTGATCCGCAACTGTGGCTTGCGTCGGAGGCGGCGTATCGATGCGGCTGCCTTGTTCTTCAAGGGCCCGGCTCGCAGCATCTCCAGACCGAACTGCATCTCGGCGACGTTCACCGGGGAGAGGTACACCGGTTCTTGGCGGGTCACAGCGTGAATGTCCGCCGCGCCAAGCGTTCCACGCTCCACGGCGATCCAAATGCTCGTATCGATCAACCAGCCCACGGGTTTGTCAGCTCCGACAGCCGGCCACGTCGGCGCTTGCGCGCCGCGGAGACCTGCGCGGTCAATGCTGCGGCTGTCTGCTCATCGAGCGTGCGGTAGAGATCTCCAAACACTTCGAGGGCCGTTTGGTGCGGCGGCTCCGGCACCAGCCGGGCGACGCGGCGGCGATTGCGGACAAGGAGGATCTCTTCCTGCCGGTGTTCCACACGATCGATCACGGTGCTGAAGTTACGGGCGACCTCGGTAACCGAGAGCGTTTTCATCGCCGTACGGTATCTGATTGAATCTGATTCGGCAACATGGCGCGCATGACGCGCATCGGCCGCTTCTTCGAGGAGCGCGACAGAGGGCGACACGCAGAGGGATCCGAGACCCTTGTTCTCCTGGAGGCATAGCGCCGCACTTCTGGCCGATAGCGAGGCACATCTGGTGCGGCGCATGAGCGGAGGCTTACGGCGGGTCGGCAGTCGGTGTCAACGCCCGGAGCCATGGTTTCGGACAAGGCTCGGCCGCACTGAGCCGCGGTGGCGCCCGGCCGTGGGGTCCAGGCCTGGGAGCGTACTCATCGTGCGCTCGCTTTCGTGCTTCGCCTTCGGAACCAGGTCGGAGCCGTCGACCCGGTAGCCGTGCAGGTTCAATGTCTCCCCGATCTCCCGCTGGCTGGGGAAGTAGTCGTCCCGGTCA
This window contains:
- a CDS encoding type II toxin-antitoxin system Phd/YefM family antitoxin, coding for MKTLSVTEVARNFSTVIDRVEHRQEEILLVRNRRRVARLVPEPPHQTALEVFGDLYRTLDEQTAAALTAQVSAARKRRRGRLSELTNPWAG
- a CDS encoding PqqD family protein encodes the protein MNLTGRAVWGFLAAPRTVEEIAAYLTESFRGVSTEQAAEDAAGFIRALVPGYVQEIGADD
- a CDS encoding PIN domain-containing protein, with product MRGRERVLVDSGAWIALVRAADAHHAEADRCLRKAMRGRVALLTTNLVVAEVHRFLLFHMGIQPASTFLDRLDASPLLVIEYVTDAHHRAARRWLSKLSDQVITYTDAVSFAVMDATGCTAVLSFDHDFATAGFRLWQPA
- a CDS encoding radical SAM protein codes for the protein MSLCDFTEQGSPDGTERPAPGLPEGVPALRTFYLYLSTSCNLSCRHCWIVPRFVDGRADPGDVIDPAALRAAVREARPLGLHSAKLTGGEPTLHPRFVEIVDMLTAEGLSLNMETNGTLLTAELARYLKNETSVGFISVSIDGADAATHDAFRRVPGAFDAVLRGLDFIVGAGYANAQVIMSVHRGNRDQVEEVVRLAAAHGARSVKFNPVTNTGRGAVMHRSGEGLDFEERMALARYVYDELGPRLEAEGLPISLVLNTALALTPIHELMRRNGRTGDCGVRGILGILGGGEIVLCGIGRTVPELVYGRLGKGSIREIWLTHPTILELRRVLADAEGFPGICGGCALAERCRTGCVAQNFVDGRRLVWPDALCMEAERRGAFPATRRKPPVSGRGASCE
- a CDS encoding nucleotidyltransferase family protein, producing the protein MSMPVDHPTRTELLLCSMLSDGSAWDADLASLPDSAWDELVQQASRHGVGPLLYRRLKGSGPDGGVDGVPERVVDRLRDEYLGCATRNTLIYHRLTEVFDALRDAGIPVIPLKGAHIAELVYGNVALRSLGDVDLLVRKSDLAGAAEALEGVGYRPSQPFWIEATCATRHQLPPFIKAGGPMIEVHWTIERPGGPFRIDLDGLWQRAQPADINGSPVLVLSPEDLMLHLCLHACFHHRLTIGARALCDVAAVIRRDQGGLDWEQLVARAREWGATKPVYLTLWLARAWVGAAVPPDVLADLAPADLNPGLVALATEQLFGARTGGSLPVSSNFMRIWNVRGLRGKVAGFLRFTFPSRETMATMYPAPPSSGRIYLYYPVRLKDVLVRYGRSAWRLLRRDEVMLVSARRENNGNALVDWLARP
- a CDS encoding PIN domain-containing protein gives rise to the protein MGWLIDTSIWIAVERGTLGAADIHAVTRQEPVYLSPVNVAEMQFGLEMLRAGPLKNKAAASIRRLRRKPQLRITVETAEVFGALTAHLKKAGRAADFRINDLWLAAQAIQRDFRLLTSNPKDFADIPGLQMVAIPLRGGAGKA
- the scmC gene encoding SynChlorMet cassette protein ScmC; the encoded protein is MARRPVHGGGAARRLPGHPAQAPRERAGRLVRVTDPPGLTLALADGRRWLIRPGDERAGVVVAALGAAMGLAAGGSGRELVAVTSEDNRAPLPDPRGDGPLVCPLPAEVGGDMLMIQMNRLALLIARDAHQRGGVLLHGALAAYPQGRPGGQVPEGPCGVVLAGPGTVGKTTASNRLPPPWRSLSDDAVLVVRDDGGRYWAHPWPTWSRFLAGGPGGSWEVQHAVALGAIFFLTQSPEERVTPLNRAQAAALLMGSAQQASGPLTRGMEESAVRAVHREHMDAVHDLAPAVPTRMLHLSLDGAFWEQMERALSGDGDRRGVPGAGGSSESGRRGAEVGPPGGPSFDHDPSCLLVAYTGPSMNPTLREPDLLEVRPYGERPVRVGDVIHFLSPTSERWVVHRVVGLTPAGARTRGDANASADPGILPRSAIAGRVVAAQRGRRRRRIAGGLGGVTARHGARARRAADRLSRRLLHGAYHALARTGALRRLLPPSWRPRVLAFRARHQVLLKLVIGRRVIGRYEAREERWHIRRPYRLFVDESVLPRALGLQPVPRARSRDQVPSTNDPSSF
- a CDS encoding PqqD family peptide modification chaperone, producing MDDTENAWSSGIEERAIGQMDRPLPDPAVVLREGLDDWAVLVNLDTAAALALNSTGILVWKLVDGRRSVEDIVACVGRHFEDVPDTMPGEVMALLDTLAEDGFIGRELPGFASGAPRTGADRR
- a CDS encoding ribbon-helix-helix domain-containing protein, producing MKPVQVYVDDEELARLDAWSRERGMTKSQALRAAIRALTRPPDDDPLLSLSGMVHDRLPPDCSERFDRYLQETFVAEAPASYQKRRARPRTRPRR
- a CDS encoding radical SAM protein — translated: MEISITGRCNLRCRYCFYADEMAALSDLPTERWLTCFEALGRLAVQRVTLSGGEAFTRPDLFDLIDGLIANRMRYGILTNGTLLTERTIAAFEEGKRRLRLDSIQVSIDGSRAEVHDKSRPPHSFHSALRGLRLLKAAGLPVAVRVTINRHNVDDLEDLAHLLIEDVGLEGFSTNEAEQMGSARCYGQDVVLTEEERRRAMEALTRLNERYGGRIGAQAGPLSRARHFAEIEGRVARGETGIPGRGTLCSCGGVFAKMAILHDGTMVPCSLLPTLTMGVVGVNPIQDAWQRHPSIDAVRRRRQIPLSALGSCAGCPYTGFCTGGCPAVAMARYGRLNAIDPLTCYRAWAKDA